The following are from one region of the Advenella mimigardefordensis DPN7 genome:
- a CDS encoding Lrp/AsnC family transcriptional regulator: MELDELDKRILQQLQKDSGLTNQALSERVHASAPTCLRRVRQLHEQGVIQKTVAIVDPTLVAASLTAIVEITLDVQTAEAYAAFEENVAGEQSILQAYRVSSGPDFVLIVQVRDMPAYHALVHRFFTAQKNVRNVRSFFSVHRSKFETQVAID; this comes from the coding sequence ATGGAACTTGATGAACTGGATAAACGCATTCTTCAGCAACTGCAGAAGGATAGCGGATTGACCAATCAGGCACTATCCGAGAGGGTGCATGCATCGGCACCCACCTGTCTGCGACGCGTGCGTCAGCTGCATGAACAGGGCGTTATCCAGAAAACGGTGGCGATTGTAGACCCGACACTGGTCGCTGCCTCGCTGACGGCGATTGTAGAAATTACCCTGGATGTGCAGACGGCTGAAGCCTATGCTGCTTTTGAAGAGAATGTGGCTGGGGAACAGAGTATTCTTCAGGCCTACCGGGTATCCAGCGGCCCCGATTTTGTATTGATTGTGCAGGTTCGCGATATGCCGGCCTATCATGCTCTGGTTCACCGTTTTTTTACCGCGCAGAAAAATGTGCGCAATGTGCGCAGTTTTTTTTCGGTACATCGCAGCAAGTTTGAAACGCAGGTGGCGATTGACTGA
- the glmS gene encoding glutamine--fructose-6-phosphate transaminase (isomerizing): MCGIVGAVAQRDITPVLVEGLKRLEYRGYDSCGVAVHMDGELRRTRSTQRVAELEAQIKEDHIAGFTGIAHTRWATHGVPATRNAHPHFSGPANGKPRIALVHNGIIENHDELREELKGHGYVFESQTDTEVIAHLIDHLYNGDLFETVQQTVRRLTGAYGIAVFCHDEPHRVVGARHGSPLIVGLGENENFLASDALALAGTTDKIVYLEDGDIVDLQLQKVWIVDINGKAVDRKVNVVHAHTAAADLGPYRHYMQKEIFEQPRAVGDTIDGIESIEPELFGDGAEKIFKDIDNILILACGTSYYAGLTAKYWIESIAKIAVNVEIASEYRYRDSVPNPKSLVITISQSGETADTLAALKHARTLGMENTLTICNVQTSAMVRECKLNFITHAGVEIGVASTKAFTTQLVGLFLLALTIAKVKGRLNDVQETQYIKQLRHLPTAIGAVLALEPQIMAWADRFASKENALFLGRGMHYPIAMEGALKLKEISYIHAEAYPAGELKHGPLALVTEQMPVVTIAPNDELLEKLKSNMQEVSARGGELYVFADTDSKIKASEGMHLIHMPEHYGKLSPILHTIPLQLLSYHTAVARGTDVDKPRNLAKSVTVE; encoded by the coding sequence ATGTGCGGAATTGTTGGCGCTGTGGCGCAACGTGACATCACACCAGTCCTGGTCGAAGGCCTCAAGCGGCTTGAATATCGCGGTTATGATTCTTGTGGTGTTGCAGTGCATATGGACGGCGAACTGCGCCGCACCCGCAGCACACAGCGCGTCGCGGAACTCGAAGCACAGATCAAGGAAGATCATATCGCCGGCTTTACCGGTATTGCTCACACCCGCTGGGCCACACACGGTGTACCGGCAACGCGTAACGCACACCCGCACTTCTCCGGCCCCGCCAATGGCAAACCACGTATCGCGCTGGTTCACAACGGCATTATTGAAAATCACGACGAGTTGCGCGAAGAGCTCAAGGGCCACGGCTATGTTTTCGAAAGCCAGACAGATACTGAAGTGATCGCTCACCTGATTGACCATCTGTATAACGGCGACCTGTTTGAAACCGTTCAGCAAACCGTTCGCCGCCTGACCGGCGCCTATGGCATCGCCGTCTTCTGCCACGATGAACCGCATCGTGTCGTTGGCGCACGCCACGGTTCCCCTCTGATTGTGGGTCTGGGTGAAAACGAGAATTTTCTGGCCTCTGACGCTCTGGCACTGGCCGGCACGACCGACAAAATCGTCTATCTGGAAGATGGCGACATCGTCGATCTGCAACTGCAAAAAGTCTGGATTGTAGACATCAACGGCAAAGCCGTCGATCGCAAGGTCAACGTCGTGCACGCGCATACCGCTGCTGCCGACCTGGGTCCCTATCGTCACTATATGCAGAAAGAAATTTTCGAGCAACCTCGTGCCGTAGGCGATACCATTGACGGTATTGAATCCATCGAGCCTGAACTGTTCGGTGATGGTGCAGAAAAAATCTTCAAGGACATCGACAATATCCTTATTCTGGCTTGCGGCACCAGCTACTACGCGGGCCTGACCGCCAAGTACTGGATCGAGTCTATCGCCAAAATCGCCGTGAATGTTGAGATTGCCAGCGAATATCGCTATCGTGATAGCGTACCCAACCCCAAGTCGCTGGTGATTACCATTTCCCAGTCCGGCGAAACCGCCGATACACTGGCCGCGCTCAAGCACGCTCGCACACTGGGCATGGAAAACACGCTCACCATCTGCAACGTACAAACCAGTGCCATGGTGCGCGAATGCAAACTCAATTTCATTACCCATGCCGGTGTAGAAATTGGCGTTGCCTCCACCAAAGCCTTTACGACTCAGCTGGTTGGCCTGTTCCTGCTGGCGCTCACCATCGCCAAAGTAAAAGGTCGCCTGAACGATGTACAGGAAACCCAGTACATCAAACAGCTGCGTCACCTGCCTACCGCCATTGGCGCTGTGCTGGCGCTGGAGCCTCAGATCATGGCCTGGGCCGATCGCTTTGCCAGCAAGGAAAACGCCCTGTTCCTGGGACGCGGCATGCATTATCCAATCGCCATGGAAGGCGCGCTCAAGCTCAAGGAAATCAGCTACATCCACGCCGAAGCCTATCCTGCAGGCGAACTGAAACACGGCCCGCTGGCGCTGGTGACAGAGCAAATGCCAGTCGTTACTATCGCTCCAAACGACGAACTGCTGGAAAAACTCAAATCCAATATGCAGGAAGTCAGTGCACGTGGGGGCGAGCTGTATGTGTTTGCCGATACCGATTCAAAAATCAAAGCCAGCGAAGGCATGCACCTGATTCATATGCCCGAACACTACGGCAAACTGTCTCCGATTCTGCATACGATTCCGTTGCAGCTGCTGTCGTATCACACCGCAGTAGCGCGTGGCACGGATGTGGATAAACCAAGGAATCTGGCTAAGAGTGTGACGGTGGAGTGA
- a CDS encoding TonB-dependent siderophore receptor has product MIDHPDMRKVINTSSTALRGLGSRFNALTISAMLAFGAVPAQSLAQETAVRISLPAQALNNSLIQLGEQASLQIFYLPETVQGLNAPSVTGNLTPDNALQRLLAGTGIEFRRNGSNVSLSRPASGTVTALAPIVAQASLDSTTEGSGSYTTTGPSTTATKLGLTLRETPQAVTVITRQRIEDQGLSSVNDVVQSAPGLTFRRFGPERASFYSRGMYVDNIMYDGLPVSLDGSYLSQDLLGTDMAVYDRAEIVRGAAGMALGAGNPAAAINLIRKRPTKDTQVSLSGSTGNWDRYRTELDASGSLDTDGSLRGRTVVAYQKNHSYKHTDKSERKLIYGILEKDFGPQTTLTLSVLHQQDDLDGNGFTGLPVARDGSDLHLSRSTSFANDWEYWNKTTTSIYGSLEHRFDNDWKVNLSAYHSIAKLDMLGNYIGLNIPNNIYTQYGSRNQHTERQNSYDLYASGPFELFGRQHELVFGGNYRKVSFDGNTRQGSTLISGMDIYNWDSGAIAKPDIPLRDWFDSSIEQKSVYTTARLNLADRLKLILGARLDWFDYKDTSYGYSNFDANTPSSITRNQYNITRNVTKYAGLVYEVDNQHSVYASYTDIFKPQSYLDANQTVLAPIKGKNYEIGIKGEYFNGALNASATLFRLDQANRAYKLSDQTSCSGYPSQVCYAAAGLVRSQGVELEVQGAILPNWQVGAGYTYTNAKYREDANPLNVGQPFDTDTPRHLFKLSSTYQLTGDWHRWRVGGSVYWQSTIYNEGTSSGVNYRVEQKSYAIADLMIGYQATPKLDIRLNINNLFDKTYYSAITGSVPFPSNVYGEPRSVMLSLNYKL; this is encoded by the coding sequence ATGATAGACCACCCGGATATGCGGAAAGTGATCAACACAAGCAGCACAGCGTTGCGCGGCCTGGGTTCAAGGTTCAATGCCTTGACGATTTCCGCTATGCTGGCCTTCGGGGCCGTCCCAGCTCAGTCTTTGGCTCAGGAAACAGCCGTCAGAATCAGTCTTCCTGCGCAAGCGCTGAATAATTCGTTGATTCAGCTGGGCGAACAGGCTTCGTTGCAGATATTTTATTTACCAGAAACAGTGCAAGGGCTGAACGCACCATCAGTTACCGGCAACCTGACACCTGACAATGCCTTGCAACGATTATTGGCAGGCACCGGTATTGAGTTTCGGCGCAACGGAAGCAATGTTTCACTATCTCGGCCAGCGAGTGGCACGGTGACAGCACTCGCCCCTATTGTTGCGCAAGCGTCTTTGGACTCGACAACCGAGGGATCCGGCTCCTATACGACTACCGGACCGAGCACAACCGCAACCAAACTTGGTCTCACATTGCGCGAGACGCCGCAGGCAGTAACAGTCATCACACGTCAACGCATCGAAGACCAGGGGTTATCCAGTGTCAACGACGTGGTACAGAGCGCGCCAGGACTGACCTTTCGTCGTTTTGGGCCGGAACGCGCCTCCTTTTACTCCCGTGGTATGTATGTGGACAACATTATGTACGATGGTCTGCCCGTGAGCCTTGATGGCTCTTACCTGAGTCAGGATCTGCTGGGTACAGACATGGCGGTTTATGACCGTGCCGAGATAGTACGAGGGGCTGCAGGCATGGCACTGGGCGCCGGAAATCCGGCTGCGGCCATCAATCTCATTCGCAAGCGTCCGACCAAAGATACGCAGGTGTCGCTCTCCGGCAGTACCGGCAATTGGGACCGCTACAGAACCGAGCTCGACGCTTCAGGCTCCCTGGATACTGACGGTTCGCTTCGTGGCCGTACGGTGGTAGCCTATCAGAAAAATCACAGCTACAAGCATACAGACAAGAGTGAACGCAAGCTCATTTACGGGATTCTGGAAAAGGACTTCGGACCGCAAACCACCCTCACCCTGAGTGTGCTGCACCAGCAAGACGATTTGGACGGCAATGGCTTTACCGGTTTGCCCGTAGCGCGGGACGGCAGCGACCTTCACCTGTCACGGTCGACGTCCTTTGCCAATGACTGGGAATACTGGAACAAGACTACAACTTCCATCTACGGGAGCTTAGAACATCGCTTTGACAATGACTGGAAAGTAAATTTATCCGCCTACCATTCGATCGCAAAACTGGATATGCTCGGCAATTACATCGGTTTGAATATTCCAAACAATATTTATACCCAGTACGGCTCGCGCAACCAACACACCGAAAGACAGAACAGCTACGACCTGTATGCCTCAGGCCCATTCGAACTATTCGGTCGTCAGCATGAACTGGTATTCGGTGGCAATTACCGGAAGGTAAGTTTCGACGGCAATACACGGCAGGGCTCGACACTGATTAGCGGCATGGACATATACAACTGGGACTCAGGTGCAATTGCAAAGCCGGATATCCCGCTGCGCGACTGGTTTGATTCCAGTATTGAACAGAAAAGCGTTTATACGACCGCACGTCTCAATCTTGCCGATCGGCTCAAGCTCATACTGGGTGCACGACTGGATTGGTTCGACTACAAGGACACCAGCTATGGCTATTCGAACTTCGACGCGAACACACCGTCGTCCATTACGCGCAATCAGTACAACATCACTCGCAACGTGACCAAGTACGCTGGACTGGTTTATGAGGTCGACAACCAGCATTCGGTCTACGCCAGCTACACGGACATTTTCAAGCCGCAAAGCTACCTGGATGCCAATCAGACAGTCCTGGCTCCCATTAAGGGAAAGAATTACGAAATCGGCATCAAGGGCGAATATTTTAATGGGGCGCTGAACGCATCGGCTACGTTATTCCGACTCGATCAGGCGAACCGTGCCTACAAACTCAGCGACCAGACATCATGCAGCGGCTACCCGAGCCAGGTTTGTTATGCCGCTGCCGGTCTGGTGCGCAGCCAGGGCGTAGAGCTAGAAGTACAAGGCGCGATATTACCGAACTGGCAGGTCGGTGCCGGCTACACCTACACGAATGCGAAGTATCGCGAAGATGCCAATCCGCTCAACGTCGGGCAACCCTTCGATACAGATACGCCGCGTCATCTCTTCAAGTTATCAAGCACCTATCAGTTGACCGGCGACTGGCACCGTTGGCGTGTCGGAGGTTCGGTCTATTGGCAGTCGACCATCTACAATGAAGGGACCAGCAGCGGTGTCAACTATAGAGTGGAACAGAAGAGCTATGCTATCGCCGATTTGATGATTGGATACCAGGCTACTCCCAAGCTCGACATACGGCTCAATATCAATAACCTGTTCGATAAAACTTACTACAGCGCAATCACCGGCAGCGTGCCCTTCCCGAGTAACGTCTACGGAGAACCGCGCAGCGTCATGCTCTCGCTGAACTATAAGCTTTGA
- a CDS encoding 3-(methylthio)propionyl-CoA ligase, whose protein sequence is MLGLMQNHPLLISSLIEFAERHHGDAVIVSRRVEGDVHRYTWAAAARRARQVAKALDAERLLVGDRVGTLAWNGYRHLELYYGVSGSGRVLHTINPRLHADQIAWIVNHAEDQILFFDVNFLPIVQAIHSRCPTVKKWVALCESDSVPADTAMFGLQSYESWMGAQSSDYVWPRIDENSASSMCYTSGTTGNPKAALYSHRSTLLHAYAVSLPDVMNISAHDSVLPVVPMFHVNAWGIPYAAALTGCKLVFPGPALDGKAVYELIEAEQVTFAAGVPTIWQMLLTHMKPAELRFSTLKRTVIGGSACPPSMIRAFGQDYDVDVLHAWGMTEMSPLGTLCNLKHKHLLLPLERQDEIRQKQGRAIFGVDMKIVDETGNELPWNGKAYGELLVKGPWVIKNYFSDETGDPLIYDSQNQGWFPTGDVATIDADGFLNITDRSKDLIKSGGEWISSIHLENIAMAHPAVQMAGCIGVPHPKWDQRPVVIVVTKPGATLTREELLAFYIGKTAKWQIPDDVLFVESMAVGATGKIIKNQLREQFRNYQQRTHS, encoded by the coding sequence ATGTTGGGTTTAATGCAGAATCACCCACTATTGATCTCGTCGTTGATCGAATTTGCGGAACGCCATCATGGTGACGCCGTCATTGTCTCCAGGCGAGTGGAGGGGGACGTCCATCGATACACCTGGGCGGCCGCGGCGAGACGCGCCCGTCAGGTGGCCAAGGCCCTGGATGCAGAGCGACTGCTTGTTGGTGACCGCGTCGGTACCCTGGCGTGGAATGGGTATCGTCATCTTGAGCTTTATTACGGTGTCTCGGGATCCGGTCGGGTGCTGCACACGATTAATCCGCGCCTGCACGCCGACCAGATCGCATGGATTGTAAACCACGCCGAGGATCAGATTCTGTTTTTCGATGTGAACTTCTTGCCCATTGTTCAGGCGATCCACTCGCGCTGTCCGACCGTTAAGAAGTGGGTTGCGCTCTGTGAGAGCGATAGCGTTCCCGCGGACACGGCTATGTTCGGTCTGCAGAGCTATGAGAGCTGGATGGGTGCGCAGTCATCGGACTATGTATGGCCACGCATTGATGAGAATTCGGCTTCAAGCATGTGCTATACAAGTGGCACCACGGGTAATCCAAAAGCTGCGCTATACAGCCATCGGTCGACTTTGCTGCACGCCTATGCCGTCTCGCTGCCTGATGTAATGAATATTTCCGCGCATGACTCGGTGCTGCCGGTTGTACCCATGTTCCACGTAAATGCTTGGGGAATCCCGTATGCTGCAGCATTAACCGGCTGCAAGCTTGTGTTCCCGGGACCGGCACTTGATGGAAAAGCGGTGTACGAACTCATTGAAGCCGAGCAAGTGACTTTTGCTGCAGGTGTGCCAACGATCTGGCAAATGTTGTTGACGCACATGAAGCCCGCCGAGCTGCGGTTCTCGACACTCAAACGCACAGTGATTGGCGGTTCTGCTTGCCCACCGTCTATGATCCGTGCTTTCGGTCAGGATTATGATGTTGACGTGTTACATGCCTGGGGTATGACAGAGATGAGTCCGCTAGGCACGCTGTGTAATCTCAAGCACAAGCATCTTCTGCTTCCCCTCGAAAGGCAGGACGAGATCCGACAGAAACAGGGGCGCGCTATCTTCGGCGTAGATATGAAGATTGTCGACGAAACGGGTAACGAACTTCCCTGGAACGGGAAAGCCTATGGCGAACTGCTTGTTAAGGGGCCCTGGGTTATCAAGAATTATTTCAGCGACGAAACTGGCGACCCACTGATTTATGACTCGCAGAATCAGGGCTGGTTTCCAACGGGTGATGTGGCGACGATTGATGCAGACGGTTTTCTCAATATCACCGATCGCAGCAAGGATCTGATCAAGTCCGGGGGAGAGTGGATCAGTTCCATTCATCTCGAAAATATAGCAATGGCACATCCCGCCGTGCAAATGGCAGGCTGCATTGGTGTGCCTCATCCGAAATGGGATCAGCGTCCTGTTGTCATCGTGGTGACAAAGCCGGGAGCGACGCTGACAAGAGAGGAATTGCTAGCGTTTTACATAGGAAAGACGGCTAAATGGCAGATTCCCGATGACGTACTTTTTGTCGAATCAATGGCGGTAGGCGCGACCGGTAAGATCATCAAAAATCAACTGCGCGAGCAATTCAGGAACTATCAACAGCGGACACATTCATGA
- a CDS encoding Bug family tripartite tricarboxylate transporter substrate binding protein — translation MKPFFLKHSLLGVIFCAWLGLMNVPANAANIWPERPIRLVLPFSAGGPADTVTRLIAQGLSRQLNQPVVVENKPGAGGIIGSALVAKSKPDGYTLLVAGNGSITNVLLRSKMPYEDADLVPVASTHTSPSVIVASVTSDFTNLTELRDSAKRKGGLNFGTAGAGSTGHFVAEMIQKVLGVPITLVHYKSGSETINALMSGQIDLASEAPVGVSGYVTGGKLRALAVTAGERSSFLPDVPTTSEQGFPAISIQHWGGIYAPKGTPTNILDQVVSALLAASEEDNGALRTKLEAMGNEPMIGSRQDFERFIASEKERLGKLIRESNMKLD, via the coding sequence ATGAAGCCATTCTTCTTGAAGCACTCTTTGCTGGGCGTCATCTTTTGCGCCTGGCTGGGGCTGATGAATGTACCCGCTAACGCGGCGAACATCTGGCCTGAAAGACCGATCCGCTTAGTCTTGCCCTTCTCCGCGGGTGGTCCCGCAGACACGGTAACCCGACTGATTGCGCAGGGTCTGTCCCGGCAACTGAACCAGCCAGTCGTTGTGGAAAATAAGCCAGGTGCCGGCGGTATTATTGGGTCTGCATTGGTAGCGAAAAGTAAGCCGGATGGCTACACGCTTTTGGTGGCAGGAAACGGTTCGATTACCAATGTTTTGTTACGCAGTAAAATGCCCTACGAAGATGCAGATCTGGTGCCGGTGGCCAGTACACACACCTCACCATCTGTTATCGTGGCATCCGTGACGAGCGATTTCACTAATCTTACAGAACTGCGGGACAGCGCGAAGCGCAAGGGCGGCCTGAACTTTGGTACTGCAGGCGCGGGAAGTACAGGGCACTTCGTGGCCGAGATGATTCAGAAAGTGCTTGGGGTTCCCATTACGCTCGTGCACTACAAGAGCGGTTCTGAAACGATCAATGCGCTGATGAGTGGCCAGATTGATTTGGCCTCGGAGGCTCCGGTGGGGGTCAGTGGCTATGTAACCGGCGGAAAGCTGCGCGCGCTGGCTGTAACCGCAGGGGAGCGGTCATCCTTTCTGCCCGATGTACCCACTACATCGGAGCAAGGTTTTCCGGCAATAAGCATACAGCATTGGGGCGGGATCTACGCACCCAAAGGAACGCCGACGAATATCCTGGATCAGGTGGTAAGCGCCTTGCTTGCTGCATCGGAGGAGGACAATGGCGCACTCAGAACAAAACTGGAAGCGATGGGCAACGAGCCGATGATTGGATCGCGGCAGGACTTCGAGCGGTTTATTGCATCCGAAAAGGAACGACTTGGTAAGCTTATTCGGGAATCCAATATGAAGCTTGACTGA
- a CDS encoding RNA polymerase sigma factor, with amino-acid sequence MSRPPAHKKGWLAHYSELIGSWAKRNSLPKDAEDAAQDAMERLLHGEHAAVLDQRAYLYRTAQNRLVSEIRRQSRYKTLSLHELSEDEHPVQQDPDVALRTAELSRALHTALLELPLKCQQVFLWNKIEGYTQQEIADKLQLTPSSVEKYMKRAIRHLQEKLQNYAPH; translated from the coding sequence ATGTCCCGTCCCCCTGCGCACAAGAAAGGCTGGCTCGCTCACTACAGCGAGCTGATCGGGTCATGGGCAAAAAGAAACTCCCTGCCGAAGGATGCCGAAGATGCAGCCCAAGACGCTATGGAGCGGTTGTTACATGGCGAACACGCCGCAGTACTTGACCAAAGGGCTTATCTCTACCGAACGGCTCAGAACCGGCTGGTTAGCGAGATTCGCCGCCAATCACGCTATAAAACCCTTTCCCTGCATGAATTGAGTGAAGACGAACATCCTGTGCAACAAGATCCGGATGTTGCACTTCGAACAGCCGAACTTTCGCGGGCGTTACACACCGCCTTGCTTGAGCTGCCATTAAAGTGCCAGCAGGTTTTCCTGTGGAACAAAATAGAGGGCTATACCCAGCAGGAAATCGCCGACAAACTGCAACTGACGCCCAGCTCGGTGGAAAAGTATATGAAACGGGCGATACGACATCTGCAAGAAAAGTTACAAAATTATGCTCCGCATTGA
- a CDS encoding FecR family protein yields MTEPGDQTPSDVPFDQALHWFTKARLGTLSSQEKHEFEIWRAANVEHERQYRSLERFWETTDLLPRNEMRAIMDQSEVQTPMFSQRRRLMLGAGALCTAALAVGALGRNTWWSTPDFTTQFSTTKGERKRFYLPDDSVLDLNTATRVAVTFYDDRRVVQLVAGEALFSVSPDTARPFTVDAGRAQVLVTGTRFNVRRDDETVAVAVDEGAVEFSAGPWWKRNRTRLTAGYVSRASADGTLTTPYQDNVASLLSWQRGRLVFENTPLSQVVAELNRYLAFPLSTSNTHLGRIRISGTVGIDSPESLLTVLPQIAPVKVRRLADGRAVLESSR; encoded by the coding sequence ATGACTGAACCCGGCGACCAGACACCTTCTGACGTACCCTTTGATCAAGCACTGCATTGGTTTACCAAGGCGCGTCTCGGTACGCTCTCGTCACAGGAGAAGCACGAGTTTGAGATCTGGCGGGCGGCGAATGTCGAGCACGAGCGTCAATACCGCTCACTGGAACGTTTTTGGGAAACCACCGATCTTCTCCCCAGAAACGAAATGAGAGCCATCATGGACCAGTCGGAAGTGCAGACGCCTATGTTCTCCCAGCGCCGGCGTCTCATGTTGGGTGCAGGAGCACTCTGCACCGCTGCATTGGCGGTCGGCGCTCTCGGCAGAAACACGTGGTGGAGTACGCCGGATTTTACTACTCAGTTTTCCACCACCAAAGGAGAACGCAAAAGATTTTATCTGCCGGACGACTCCGTACTGGATCTCAATACCGCTACCCGGGTCGCGGTCACCTTCTATGATGACCGTCGGGTGGTGCAACTGGTTGCAGGTGAGGCACTGTTTTCTGTTAGCCCGGATACCGCCAGACCATTTACCGTCGACGCAGGTCGCGCCCAGGTGCTTGTTACCGGTACACGCTTTAATGTACGACGCGATGATGAAACCGTCGCCGTCGCGGTCGACGAAGGGGCAGTAGAGTTCTCGGCAGGCCCCTGGTGGAAGCGCAACCGGACGCGGCTGACCGCTGGCTATGTATCTCGAGCTTCTGCAGATGGGACGTTAACGACACCCTATCAGGATAATGTTGCATCGCTTCTGTCATGGCAGCGCGGGCGATTGGTATTTGAGAATACGCCGCTCTCGCAAGTCGTCGCCGAATTGAACCGCTATCTTGCATTCCCGCTAAGCACGAGTAATACTCATCTGGGACGCATCCGCATCTCCGGCACAGTCGGAATCGATTCGCCTGAATCACTGCTGACCGTCCTGCCTCAGATTGCACCTGTCAAAGTACGACGTCTTGCGGATGGTCGCGCGGTACTTGAGTCCTCTCGCTAG
- a CDS encoding MmgE/PrpD family protein: MISSIQKANEPTDPTGPTGILCNWLAAFELDQTSAIARECARALTLDGIACAIVGARLPWSVTAANIVQKFEGLGDRTIVGWGTRTSAPGAALLNGTFIQGFELDDYHPLAPLHSTSLVLPALWAAIEGQPMVSGRQFLEAAMAGYEVGPRVGKALHGIEMLSRGWHSGAVFGTHSAAAAVGKLLKLDAARFEDALGLAGTQSAGLMAAQYEAMCKRMHHGFAARNGLYAAMLAEGGYTGIKRVFEREYGGFLSTFGEGHEPDASQICKDLGQHWEVEHIVIKPYAAMGGIHSPLDALFDVNRQRALKAEEVARIEVDVSHPVYHHGWWTPTRPLTPVGAQMNIGYCLAVAVLDGTAMMRQFAPARIDSDDVWALIPKIEVRHEPAFDVGGAAQRFQCRVAVTFTDGERIEVLRQTSRAMAARQSTDEVAEKYRSLTDGLIDRSRQQQIEQMVRCIEEVDDIRDLLALLSPVVKPVFD, translated from the coding sequence ATGATCTCGTCTATTCAAAAAGCCAATGAACCAACTGACCCCACCGGACCTACCGGTATTCTCTGTAACTGGCTTGCTGCTTTTGAGCTGGACCAAACTTCTGCCATTGCACGAGAATGCGCCAGAGCTCTGACGCTCGACGGTATTGCATGTGCGATAGTGGGTGCCAGGCTACCCTGGTCGGTGACAGCTGCCAACATAGTACAGAAGTTTGAGGGCCTGGGTGATCGAACCATCGTTGGCTGGGGCACCAGAACCAGTGCTCCAGGAGCCGCCTTACTGAATGGAACATTCATTCAAGGCTTCGAGCTTGATGACTATCATCCACTGGCACCTTTGCATAGTACCTCGTTGGTATTGCCCGCCTTGTGGGCTGCCATTGAGGGGCAGCCTATGGTTTCCGGGCGACAATTTCTGGAAGCTGCGATGGCCGGATACGAAGTTGGCCCTCGTGTCGGCAAGGCGCTGCATGGTATTGAAATGTTATCGCGTGGATGGCATTCTGGTGCGGTGTTCGGAACCCACTCCGCAGCCGCAGCAGTGGGTAAGCTTCTGAAGCTGGATGCTGCGCGCTTCGAAGATGCGCTTGGCCTGGCTGGCACGCAGTCCGCTGGCCTGATGGCGGCACAGTATGAAGCGATGTGCAAGCGCATGCATCATGGATTTGCTGCACGTAATGGCCTGTACGCCGCCATGCTGGCAGAGGGTGGATATACGGGAATTAAACGCGTTTTTGAGCGTGAATATGGGGGATTCCTTTCCACGTTTGGCGAAGGCCACGAACCGGATGCCTCTCAGATTTGCAAGGACCTGGGGCAGCATTGGGAAGTGGAGCATATTGTCATCAAGCCCTACGCGGCAATGGGGGGTATCCACTCGCCGCTTGATGCATTGTTTGATGTGAATCGACAACGTGCGTTGAAGGCGGAAGAAGTGGCACGTATTGAGGTGGATGTATCTCATCCCGTCTACCATCACGGCTGGTGGACGCCGACACGACCTTTGACACCTGTGGGTGCGCAGATGAATATTGGTTACTGCCTGGCCGTCGCAGTGCTTGACGGCACGGCCATGATGCGCCAGTTTGCGCCTGCACGCATAGATTCTGACGATGTATGGGCGCTTATTCCAAAGATAGAGGTACGGCACGAACCAGCCTTCGACGTGGGTGGTGCCGCTCAGCGTTTTCAATGCCGTGTAGCGGTCACTTTCACTGATGGTGAGCGAATTGAAGTATTACGCCAGACTTCGCGCGCAATGGCCGCGAGGCAAAGTACCGACGAAGTGGCGGAGAAGTACCGATCTCTGACAGACGGGTTAATTGACAGGTCGCGCCAGCAGCAGATTGAGCAGATGGTGCGATGCATAGAAGAAGTGGATGACATCCGGGATCTTCTTGCTCTGTTGTCGCCTGTCGTCAAGCCCGTGTTTGATTAA